Genomic segment of Oncorhynchus nerka isolate Pitt River linkage group LG10, Oner_Uvic_2.0, whole genome shotgun sequence:
CAATAGACACAACATATAGTAAATACATGGTAGCTATCTTTGACATGTGGAAGTGATACTTTTGACTGTTGACTGGTTTAATCAAcaccaatgagagggcagataatgAATGGACTTCCTTGAGTAGTAATATGACTAGTTTAACTGCTTGGTTGATCATTGATTTTGATGGACTTTGTTTATGTATTGTGCCACATCAGCATTTGCATACCCCCGTATCTATTGGTCTTCAAAACAAAAAGAGACTGTTTCGTTGTATAATGCCAAATGTTAGTTATTTAATGTTTTTTGGGTCATTTAGAGGTATGTCCCTTTAAGTTATTCTACTTGTATTGGAATCCTGTCATTTGCTTTTCTAAATTTTGAAAAATACAAACAAAAAGACATCTCAAAACATATCACTTGTCATAGTACATTTCATAAAGTCATGTTACATTACATCGACAGTTCAGTTTGTTAGATCCCCTCAAGCTATCCCCCTAGAGTCCATTGATGCACCGGTAATCAAAGTTACATACGGTATGTAAAAACAAAATTGCacgaacatgatggtgttctccaTTTTATCAATATTGTATACTTCTTttgatacctaaaggggtcctaaaattctaaatcaaatagcgaAATGATCCATACgtagtatgaccatcttaaaacaataccATATGCCAGCTTAGCACCTCGCTCCCCAACATCTTAAAACAATACCATATGCCAGCTTAGCACCTCGCTCCCCAACATCTTAAAACAATACCATATGCCAGCTTAGCACCTCGCTCCCCAACATCTTAAAACAATACCATATGCCAGTTTAGCACCTCGCTCCCCAACATCTTAAAACAATACCATATAGTTTAGCACCTATCTTAAAACAATACCATATTTAGCACCTCGCTCCCCAACATCTTAAAACAATACCATATGCCAGCTTAGCACCTCGCTCCCCAACAtcttaaaacaaaaacaataccATATGCCAGCTTAGCACCTCGCTCCCAACATCTTAAAACAATACCATATTTAGCCAACATCTTAAAACAATACCATATGCCAGCAGCACCTCGCTCCCCAACATCTTAAAACAATACCATATGCCAGCTTAGCACCTCGCTCCCCAACATCTTAAAACAATACCATATGCCAGTTTAGCACCTCGCCAGCTTAGCACCTCGCTCCCCAACATCTTAAAACAATACCATCTTAAAACATCTTAAAACAATACCATATGCCAGTTTAGCACCTCGCTCCCCAACATCTTAAAACAATACCATATGCCAGCTTAGCACCTCGCTCCCCAACATCTTAAAACAATACCATATGCCAGCTTAGCACCTCGCTCCCCAACATCTTAAAATCTTGCACATCAttattacatttgagtcatttagcagatgttcttatccagagtgactaacaagagcaattagggttacgtGCCTTGCTCCAAGGGCACATCTGCAGACaattcacctagtcggctcagggattcaaaccaggaaccttatggttactggcccaatgctcttaaccactaggctacctgcctcactACAAATATTACATAACGCTATACATAATAGAAGAAGTGTTTTTCCTTTGTCATATATAATCAGATATGTGGATTAGGTCATTATGGGATCGTTATTATAATTATCACTTACAAATATATTATACAATCAGGGTTTTATCTTTCCTGTTTGTTCAGGTCTTATGTAGTCCTAACCTTTTCTCCCTTTGGCACAACCTGGGGACACGAGGCAGTTATATTAGGATGAACTCATAAAGGTGTTGTGACCTTGAATGTCAGGACATACCCTTTTGACTGGATCTGCTCCACTGCTCTGCTAGCTCTTTGCGGAACATCTCCAGCAGAATGAGGTTCACAAGAGATGAAAAGTTGACAGAAGGGGTCTCCTGAAAAGCCATGTAGATACTAGATATGCTAGGACAAAACCCTAGTTGACAGTATGGCCCCTGATTGGCAGTTGGCGTGAGTTCCTGAGAAGCAAAGTAAAGAAGCCAGCTTTTACCTCAGAAACATCTTTATTACAGGTTCTCTACTCCATTCCTTTGCTTAACCAGTACACATGTAGTGGCATTATGGGATATCACAGAGGCACCAACAGAGAAGAAAACAACACAGAAGACCTCCGACGAGGGAGATAAGGACTAAATGAGGATGAGGAAAAACACAGCAGAAAGAGGGGCGAAGAGGACTTCCAAAGTGGACATTGTACCGACACAGTACAATAGATAATTAAGGTTATTTTAAATATTATATGATCTACCCTTGAGCAGTGTAATCTAATCATGAATTTGATCTGAAATTACTGTGCGTAACAGACTTAATGCCGTATATATAACTGTCAGACAGCTGGCCTGGGACCAGGGAACCAACCAGAAACTCAAAGTACAATGTCGAGGAGGCATTAGGAACTCTCTGCACCTCTTTAATGATTCCGGGTGAGATATCATGCTGACCACATGGTCATCCTAAACACAGACAGTGGTCAACTGTTCAGAAGGAAGAAAACCCTCCAGAAGTCTATTTTGCCCCAGGAAAGCAATGACTTCAGTGTAATCTCTCATTCTTCTGTCAGTGTGCTTGGTaatgagagaggagaacatttgAATTTAAcacatctaaaaaaaaaaattgatacCACTCAAATAAATGCATAGGAAAAGGTGAACGCATCACTTCAGTCACCAACAGTTCTTTGGAGCAGCATGCTGGATATATTAGCCAAGCATAAAACAAGCATTTCCCTTTAATCTGTCATTGTACTCAGATTAGGTTCGAAATACACCATACAACAGCTCTTACAGTCTCCAACAGAATGCCATTTACTTTCACAACCTGGGGAGGTCTTATCATAACTATTTCGTGTTATGAATGCAATGATAGCTCTGTGAAAATGCATTATGTGTAAATACACATTTGCCTGTATTATTAGACTCTGTGAGTGTTCTAGATTTACCTACCCTCTTAAAGATGATGGATTTAGCTGATGCAAAATGAAGCCAACAGCTAAATATCAGGGTGAGAGAACAAGTGAGCCTTGAGAAATAACAGGGTCATATGTCACTCTTTTGACGTTGGAGTTCACATGTGAGGTACTCCAACCCCAAATTACTCCCCCTATAAAGGACAAACTGTTCTCTCCACTGGGCCGCACTAATAACCCACTTCCAATCTTTATAATGACTGAGAATGGCTATGAGGATAACACTGCCTTTCTTGGGGAATGGGGACCGTTCCAACAGATGGTGTTCTTTCTCTTATGTTTGAGTATCATCCCTAACGGCTTTACAGGTATGTCTATTGTGTTCATcggtgatacaccatcccaccatTGCCTCATACCCGCAAATGCGAACATTACTGGCGAATGGAGAAATCACAGTATTCCTTTGGAGGAGGAAAGCGGGACTGTTGTGCTCAGTAAATGCGCCAGATACAAACTCGATGTCATACAGAGTTTCTCAGAAAGAGGTTATGTCCCAGGGATCGATGTCAACGTTTCTGAAATACAACACGAGACCTGTTTGGATGGCTGGGAATACGATCGGGGGACGTACATCTCCACTATTGTGTCCGAGGTATGATGAGATGCGACGGTTAAAACGGGTGGGGTTTTTGTTTTATTTCGGTTATCCGTCTGGATAcgatgtttttttaaatgtgagtcaAACATTGTTGCAGCGAGTGAAACAGTGTTGCATTGCTTCCACTCACTTTATAGCTATACTGTGACACATTTTTGTGGGAGTAAAATGTTGTTGCAGCGAGTGAAACAGTGTTGCGTTGCTTTCGCTGTAATTTTGTAGCTATTCCGTGGCAAATTAATGAAGTACTTGTCAAAGTATTAATTTATGCATCACTGCACAGTTGTTAGCATATTCCATCATCAACGTTTGGGAAAGTCGGCTATTCACCATACGGGTTCCAACTGCATATTGCGTAGGCTATACGATGAGCTCACGTTCTGAAATGTTTGCCTTCACAAAAGGCTATTGATCTCAGATGAACAGGCATCCTCCATGTGGTCCACAGTAGGCCTAGATGAAGAACGTAATTGTACAACCTACCAATAACCCATAACGACAAATTACTTGTTTTTTAAACTAAATCTATTCACCTGATCTTCCCAAACTTCTCACCTATATGTTATTTTTTACGATTTAGCCCAATGATTGTTCATATTGCCCAACTACTATGTCCACTGTATGTCCAATTATTTTGcccatcattcattcattcattatccCTTAatgcgttctctctctctctctcttttgtgtgtgtgtgtgtggtgtgtgtgtgtgtgttgtgtgtgtgtgtgtgtgattgtttgtATGAGTGTAGTGGGACCTGGTGTGTGCTGATAAGTGGAAGAACCCATTGACTTCTTCTGTgttcttctgtggtgtcctcaCTGGCTCCTTCCTCTCTGGCCAGCTCTCTGACAGGTAATGGATGGCCTGGGTGAGTCCCAAGTGGCACacttttccctacatagtgtgcACTATTTTGACCAGGTCCAATAGGTCTCTGTTCAATAAGAGTACACCAtctagggaaaagggtgccatttggaacaaacCCTATGTCACATGTTTAGCTTTGCTGTCGTCTGTTTTTCATCATTTCCTTAGAGATTAGTTTTAGCAGTAAGCACAGAAAACTGTTACACAGTGTCCCATAAAAACATTTTATATCCTTACTTTATTCGAGGATCATTTAGAATTCTTCACCTGATTGAAGATGTTTAGGAATAGCCTACTCATAATCTGCATGTGGATGATTTCAACCTAACTTTTATTTCTCTCAGGTTTGGGAGGAAAAATGTTCTCTTTGGCACCATGGGAGTTCAGACTGTGTTCACATTTATCCAGGTCTTCTCTCCAACCTGGGTTGTATTCTGTGCCTTATTCTTTGTTGTCGGGATGGGGCAAATCTCTAATTATGTGGCTGCATTTGTGCTAGGTATCTTTATTTATCTTGATCATTCATTCATGATTTTATCCAATGTCATCATTACACAGTTGTTACTGGTGTTGATGTGCACAATGTTTTCTTTAAGCCCGATGCACCATTTAACTTCTCATACATTTAGAAATTCTTCTCATCTACAGGAACTGAAATTTTATCTCCATCCAAACGGATAATCTACTCCACTCTTGGAGTTTGTATGTTCTACACCATTGGCTACACGCTCCTTCCAGCAGTGGCCTTCTTCATCAGAGACTGGAGGATGCTGATgctagccctcaccctcccagGCTTCCTTTATGTCCCTTTTTGGTGGTaggtgtgtgtaatatactgtatgcagGGTATTCAATCCTTCACTAAAGCCCATTCAATTACTTGACTTTGATATAGCATGAGTGCCAGTCTGTCTGTGCTATCATCCTAACTCCATGtcactcattgtcatgccaatTGATTTTGGCTTGATAGTAACGGCAAGGGAGTTTGCaagagcagaaacagatctgggaccaggctagctttGATATGAACCTGGTTATTTTTTGTGATGTTGCAGGTTCATCCCAGAGTCTCCCAGATGGCTGCTCTCTCAGGGAAGAGTGGAGGAGGCTGAGGCCATACTGAGAGATGCTGCCAGGAGGAACAGAGTCACAGCACCAGAGGTCATCTTTCGGCCTGTACAGGTGATTTCTTCACTCCCAATCCCAGATCAACCTTTAGCTTTTACCGTTATGCACATACTGCAGCTCTGACAATATTGTGAAGGTAATAACAATAAGGCTATAGCCATGCTCTCTAGATTATGTGGAATTCTTACCATATTGATCACATAGAATCCTCTCAGTCACACAAAAGTAATTTTGGTTTTGGACAAGTTGTTTGTTTGCATTACTCCAAAGATGTTTGTCTAGCTTCTATTTCACTGGTATTCTTTTGTGGTTTTTCCCCTTTAGCTTTAATTCTTACAATCTTGAGTTTTTCAGCGTCCTGTGGAGGTAAAAACAAGTAATTAAATGATCAAACAGGACTTCAAACACTAAACTTTACAGGTCACTTCAGAACACTTACATGTGAACTCACATAAACCGCCACAATGACAGCCTATGGACCTGGTCAAGTTTGAAAACACTCTTATGTCATTGGAATTGTTCCGCTACTTGTTCATTCATCTCTCTCCATTTGTGTGATTTATGATTATTAGCAGCCTACTGAtaagaacaaaaaaataaaagaacCCCATGGTGTTTGGAATGTCTGTCTGGCTGTTTACTAATCTCACTGTGAACTCGACTAGTACAGTCAAGGCTTCTCACTGTGAACTCAAATAGTCCAGTCAAGGCTTCTCACTGTGAACTCGACTAGTACAGTCAAGGCTTCTCACTGTGAACTCAAATAGTCCAGTCAAGGCTTCTCACTGTGAACTCAAATAGTCCAGTCAAGGCTTCTCACTTTGAACTTGAATAGTCCAGTCAAGGCTTCTCACTGTGAATTCAAATAGTCCAGTCAAGGCTTCTCACTGTGAACTCAAATAGTCCAGTCAAGGCTTCTCACTGTGAACTCAAATAGTCCAGTCAAGGCTTCTCACTGTGAACTCAACTAGTCCAGTCAAGGCTTCTCACTGTGAACTCAACTAGTCCAGTCAAGGCTTCTCACTGTGAACTCAAATAGTCCAGTCAAGGCTTATCACTGTGAACTTGAATAGTCCAGTCAAGGCTTCTCACTGTGAACTCAACTAGTCCAGTCAAGGCTTCTCACTGTGAACTCAAATAGTCCAGTCAAGGCTTCTCACTGTGAACTTGAATAGTCCAGTCAACACTTCTCACCCTTTTATTTCTGAGTTTCTAACCTTTTCTGGAGGTATCATGCATTGCATTGCAGGCCTACAGGTAGCTAGTACTTTCCTCCAGGGAGTTGTAAGACAAAGTTGTAAGACAAACGaaaggaaaggggggatacctagtcaattgcacaactgaatgcattcaactgaaatgtgtcttctgtatttaacccaacccctctgaatcagagaggtgcagggggctgcgttaatcgacatccacgtcatcggggaacagtgggttaactgccttgctcaggggcagaacgacagatttgtaccttgtcacccTGGCCTTTATTcttaaagcatctcagagtacaGGTACTGATCTAGGATATTTAATGGACACggcgacctgatcctagatcagcactcctactctaagaTTATTAATGAATTACAATCCAGTGTGTTTGACCTGCTGTGGTGTACATGACCTGTAAAATTACCTCCAGGCTAATTTGTGTTATGTGTATTTGCTTATCttatctggggcggcagggtagcctagtggttagagcattggactagtaaccggaaggttgcaaattcaaatccccgagctgacaaggtacaaatctgtctttctgcccctgaacaggcagttaacccactgttcctaggccatcattgaaaataagaatttgttcttaactgacttgcctagttaaataaaggtaaataaaatatCTCCTTCACTTCTCAATGTGGCATGCTGTCACATAAATTGTATAACTGTCCTTTGAAACTCATGGCTGGGCCTGTAGGTCAACCCATTGCACAAGTTTAATCAAGCATGCCTGTTGTGACAAGTGTGCTTTACTGTACTGCAGTTAGAGCCCAAGGCTGGGAAGTTGGTGGCCCACAACATCTGCGATCTGGTGAGGTCCAGCAACATCCGTTGGGTGTCCATCACGCTGTGGCTGGTCTGGTGAGTCTTGTCCATTCCCCTGACACCCTGCATCGCcaataacaaacaaacaaaacacattACATAACTGACTTTTTTATCCTCATCTTGGTTTCCAACCTCATACAAGAATTACTCCCACACAGATAATGTTATCTAGGGGTTCCCACACAGATTATGTTATCTAGGGGTTCCCACACACCTAGGGGTCATTTATTTGGTTGATGTTTCGGTCGACTAAATGCCTTTTACAGTCTGACTTCTTGTATGAGGAGCTAAGTAATGGCGCTTGAATTGTTGCTTTCCTTCCCTGCACCGTTATGACAGAGGGTTTCATGCCCTGCACCGCTATGACAGAGGGTTTCATTCCCTGCACCGTTATGACAGAGGGTTTCATTCCCTGCACCGTTATGACAGAGGGTTTCATTCCCTGCACCGTTATGACAGAGGGTTTCATTCCCTGCACCGTTATGACAGAGGTTTCATTCCCTGCACGGTTATGACAGAGGGTTTCATTCCCTGCACCGTTATGACAGAGGGTTTCATTCCCTGCACCGTTATGACAGAGGGTTTCATTCCCTGCACCGTTATGACAGAGGTTTCATTCCCTGCACCATTATGACAGAGGGTTTCATTCCCTGCACCGTTATGACAGAGGTTTCATTCCCTGCACCGTTATGACAGAGGGTTTCATTCCCTGCACCGTTATGACAGAGGTTTCATTCCCTGCACCGTTATGACAGAGGTTTCATTCCCTGCACCATTATGACAGAGGGTTTCATTCCCTGCACCGTTATGACAGAGGGTTTCATTCCCTGCACCGTTATGACAGAGGTTTCATTCCCTGCACCGTTATGACAGAGGGTTTCATTCCCTGCACCGTTATGACAGAGGTTTCATTCCCTGCACCGTTATGACAGAGGGTTTCATTCCCTGCACCGTTATGACAGAGGGTTTCATTCCCTGCACCGTTATGACAGAGGGTTTCATTCCCTGCACCGTTATGACAGAGGGTTTCATTCCCTGCACCGTTATGACAGAGGTTTCATTCCCTGCACCATTATGACAGAGGGTTTCATTCCCTGCACCGTTATGACAGAGGTTTCATTCCCTGCACCGTTATGACAGAGGGTTTCATTCCCTGCACGGTTATGACAGAGGGTTTCATTCCCTGCACCGTTATGACAGAGGTTTCATTCCCTGCACCATTATGACAGAGGGTTTCATTCCCTGCACCGTTATGACAGAGGGTTTCATTCCCTGCACCGTTATGACAGAGGGTTTCATTCCCTGCACCGTTATGACAGAGGTTTCATTCCCTGCACCGTTATGACAGAGGGTTTCATTCCCTGCACCGTTATGACAGAGGTTTCATTCCCTGCACCGTTATGACAGAGGTTTCATTCCCTGCACCATTATGACAGAGGTTTCATTCCCTGCACCGTTATGACAGAGGTTTCATTCCCTGCACCGTTATGACAGAGGTTTCATTCCCTGCACCGCTATGACAGAGGGTTTCATTCCCTGCACCGTTATGACAGAGGGTTTCATTCCCTGCACCGTTATGACAGAGGGTTTCATTCCCTGCACCGTTATGACAGAGGGTTTCATTCCCTGCACCGTTATGACAGAGGTTTCATTCCCTGCACCGTTATGACAGAGGGTTTCATTCCCTGCACCGTTATGACAGAGGTTTCATTCCCTGCACCGTTATGACAGAGGGTTTCATTCCCTGCACCGTTATGACAGAGGGTTTCATTCCCTGCACCGTTATGATAGAGGTTTCATTCCCTGCACCGTTATGACAGAGGGTTTCATTCCCTGCACCGTTATGACAGAGGGTTTCATTCCCTGCACCGTTATGACAGAGGTTTCATTCCCTGCACCGTTATGACAGAGGTTTCATTCCCTGCACCGTTATGACAGAGGGTTTCATTCCCTGCACCGTTATGACAGAGGGTTTCATTCCCTGCACCGTTATGACAGAGGTTTCATTCCCTGCACCGTTATGACAGAGGGTTTCATTCCCTGCACGGTTATGACAGAGGGTTTCATTCCCTGCACCGTTATGACAGAGGTTTCATTCCCTGCACCATTATGACAGAGGGTTCCATTCCCTGCACCAGCATGGTACAGTAATGTATGTTGATTGTCACTTCAAAAGGCCATGTCTACAGGCCCTGGTCAagggtagtgcactgtatagggaattaGGTGGGATGCAAACAATGATGGATGCAACCCATGTTTGTCTCTTCAGGACCATTCTGTCCATCGGGTACTTTGCCTTGTCACTGAACACGTCCAACCTGGCAGGGAGCTCCTATCTGAACTGTTTCCTGTCTGCTGCCATTGAGGTCCCTGCCTATACCATGGCCTGGCTCATGGTCCGCTGCTGCCCCCGGCGCCTGTGTCTCTTCTCCACTCTGTTTCTGGGTGGGGTGGTGCTGCTCTGCATAAACCTCATACCACCAAGTAAGACTCAAACAAAGATAGAGGTATTCATAAAGGCATTCTGTTATCACATCACCCTTaataacagagagaaatagacatgCAGATTAAAATCAGATTGAATCAACAATATTGAGTTTGAAACCGGACAATTGATGACATAGAATGGTGACAAGATTTCAGGTATAGAATAGTATATTACAATAAGAAATGCACCCTTCTATAAGAATCTATGACATGACCTTCATTGGCCCTCCATTGCTGTGTCCATGGCAGATCTGAGCTCTGTGTCCACTGCACTAGAGATGCTGGGGAAGTTTGGTGTGACTGCAGCTTTTTCCATCGTGTACGCCTACACGGCTGAGCTCTACCCCACTGTCGTGAGGAACACAGCCATAGGGGCCTGTTCCATGGCCTCCAGAGTGGGGAGCATCTCTGCCCCATACTTCATCTATCTGGGTGGGTAGGACTCAAAGCGAAGCTGAAGGAAAGACAGATGTGCACATGGAAGCACTGCAGAGCAGTAATATCACCCCTTTGTCTCTTTGTTATTGTTCAGCCTATCACTGTCATGCGGAAGTTTAGGATGTGAAGTTTAGTACTTTTTACTTTGTATTTTCTCAGAAACTACATGGAAAAATGTGTAATTACATACAGTAACTAGAAATGAACTATGGTGTTGAGTCTTGTGTAATGAACAACAGCGAGTTTAAGAGCAAGTGTACATAATCCCCACCACTTAAACAAATTGATTTTTCCGTACTGCTTGTTACCGTGTAGTTTCTCGATAAATAGGAAAATGAATAACGAACTGCAAGTATTGCTTGTTACCATATAGTTTCTcaataaatacaaaacatttAGTAGTAAAAAATATAGTTATATCCtatcaactcctctcctctctgtctgttgggtagacacacattcccctccctctctcctctgtcctctctgtctgttgggtagacacacattcccctccctctctcctctgtcctctctgtctgttgggtagacacacattcccctccctctctcctctgtcctctctgtctgttgggtagacacacattcccctccctctctcctctgtcctctctgtctgttgggtagacacacattcccctccctctctcctctgtcctctctgtctgttgggtagacacacattcccctccctctctcctctgtcctctctgtctgttgggtagacacacattcctctccctctctcctctgtcctctctgtctgttgggCAGACAcacattcccctccctctctcctctgtcctctctgtctgttgggtagacacacattcccctccctctctcctctgtcctctctgtctgttgggtagacacactttcccctccctctctcctctgtcctctctgtctgttgggtagacacacattcccctccctctctcctctgtcctctctgtctgttgggCAGACAcacattcccctccctctctcctctgtcctctctgtctgttgggtagacacacattcccctccctctctcctctgtcctctctgtctgttgggtagacacacattcctctccctctctcctctgtcctctctgtctgttgggCAGACAcacattccctccctctctcctctgtcctctctgtctgttgggCAGACAcacattcccctccctctctcctctgtcctctctgtctgttgggtagacacacattcccctccctctctcctctgtcctctctgtatgTTGGGTAGACAcacattcccctccctctctcctctgtcctctctgtctgttgggtagacacacattcctctccctctctcctctgtcctctgtctgttgggtagacacacattcccctccctctctcctctgtcctctctgtctgttgggCAGACAcacattcctctccctctctcctctgtcctctctgtctgttgggtagacacacattcccctccctctctcctctgtcctctctgtctgttgggtagacacacattcccctccctctctcctctgtcctctctgtctgttgggtagacacacattcccctccctctctcctctgtcctctctgtctgttgggtagacacacattcccctccctctctcctctgtcctctctgtctgttgggtagacacacattcccctccctctctcctctgtcctctctgtctgttgggtagacacacattcccctccctctctcctctgtcctctctgtctgttgggtagacacacattcctctccctctctcctctgtcctctctgtctgttgggCAGACAcacattcccctccctctctcctctgtcctctctgtctgttgggt
This window contains:
- the slc22a21 gene encoding organic cation/carnitine transporter 2 isoform X2; protein product: MTENGYEDNTAFLGEWGPFQQMVFFLLCLSIIPNGFTGMSIVFIGDTPSHHCLIPANANITGEWRNHSIPLEEESGTVVLSKCARYKLDVIQSFSERGYVPGIDVNVSEIQHETCLDGWEYDRGTYISTIVSEWDLVCADKWKNPLTSSVFFCGVLTGSFLSGQLSDRFGRKNVLFGTMGVQTVFTFIQVFSPTWVVFCALFFVVGMGQISNYVAAFVLGTEILSPSKRIIYSTLGVCMFYTIGYTLLPAVAFFIRDWRMLMLALTLPGFLYVPFWWFIPESPRWLLSQGRVEEAEAILRDAARRNRVTAPEVIFRPVQLEPKAGKLVAHNICDLVRSSNIRWVSITLWLVWTILSIGYFALSLNTSNLAGSSYLNCFLSAAIEVPAYTMAWLMVRCCPRRLCLFSTLFLGGVVLLCINLIPPNLSSVSTALEMLGKFGVTAAFSIVYAYTAELYPTVVRNTAIGACSMASRVGSISAPYFIYLGGCSKSLPYILMGSLTALSGLLSLLLPESHRMPLPDTIPHMQTFPGWKKRSVYKLSQSTGEEDVSDTL
- the slc22a21 gene encoding organic cation/carnitine transporter 2 isoform X1, whose amino-acid sequence is MTENGYEDNTAFLGEWGPFQQMVFFLLCLSIIPNGFTGMSIVFIGDTPSHHCLIPANANITGEWRNHSIPLEEESGTVVLSKCARYKLDVIQSFSERGYVPGIDVNVSEIQHETCLDGWEYDRGTYISTIVSEWDLVCADKWKNPLTSSVFFCGVLTGSFLSGQLSDRFGRKNVLFGTMGVQTVFTFIQVFSPTWVVFCALFFVVGMGQISNYVAAFVLGTEILSPSKRIIYSTLGVCMFYTIGYTLLPAVAFFIRDWRMLMLALTLPGFLYVPFWWFIPESPRWLLSQGRVEEAEAILRDAARRNRVTAPEVIFRPVQLEPKAGKLVAHNICDLVRSSNIRWVSITLWLVWTILSIGYFALSLNTSNLAGSSYLNCFLSAAIEVPAYTMAWLMVRCCPRRLCLFSTLFLGGVVLLCINLIPPKMLGKFGVTAAFSIVYAYTAELYPTVVRNTAIGACSMASRVGSISAPYFIYLGGCSKSLPYILMGSLTALSGLLSLLLPESHRMPLPDTIPHMQTFPGWKKRSVYKLSQSTGEEDVSDTL